Proteins found in one Exiguobacterium sp. 9-2 genomic segment:
- a CDS encoding response regulator transcription factor: MSEEARILVVDDEERIRRLLKMYLERENFTIEEADNGETALEMALETEYDVILLDLMMPKMDGMQVCEELRKTKATPVVMLTAKGEETNRVHGFEMGADDYIVKPFSPREVVLRVKAILRRASATKFLHTDAKTKDVIVFPHLTIDNDAHRVTVESQEVNLTPKEYELLYFLAKQTDKVFSREQLLKEVWNYEFFGDLRTVDTHVKRLREKLNRLSPNAAQMITTVWGVGYKFENSPT, translated from the coding sequence ATGTCAGAAGAAGCACGTATTTTAGTCGTCGACGATGAGGAACGAATTCGTCGCCTGTTGAAGATGTATCTGGAGCGGGAAAATTTCACGATCGAGGAAGCAGACAATGGAGAGACGGCGCTTGAAATGGCGCTTGAGACAGAATACGATGTCATTCTCCTCGACTTGATGATGCCGAAGATGGACGGGATGCAAGTTTGTGAAGAACTACGGAAAACGAAAGCGACGCCGGTCGTCATGCTGACGGCAAAAGGTGAAGAAACGAATCGCGTCCATGGGTTTGAAATGGGGGCAGATGATTATATCGTCAAACCATTCAGTCCACGCGAAGTCGTTTTGCGTGTCAAAGCAATCCTTCGCCGAGCGAGTGCAACGAAATTCCTCCATACGGATGCGAAAACAAAAGATGTCATCGTCTTCCCACATTTGACGATTGATAATGACGCACACCGCGTGACGGTTGAATCACAAGAAGTCAATTTAACACCAAAAGAATATGAACTCCTGTATTTCTTGGCAAAACAAACGGACAAAGTATTCTCACGGGAACAACTACTCAAGGAAGTCTGGAACTATGAATTTTTTGGGGATCTTCGGACGGTCGATACACACGTCAAACGTCTGCGTGAAAAGCTGAATCGTTTGTCTCCGAACGCTGCTCAAATGATCACGACGGTCTGGGGTGTCGGATACAAGTTCGAGAATAGTCCGACCTGA